The Hevea brasiliensis isolate MT/VB/25A 57/8 chromosome 9, ASM3005281v1, whole genome shotgun sequence nucleotide sequence atcatATGATTGAAAGAAATCTAATTATaacttttaaatatatatataaattaattaaaataattatattttcaatTGAATTATCTAAGATAAATTAATATGAAAGATtagaattaaattgataaaattaaaaagtttattttttttaattttttattgctgAGTAACATATGGTGGGGCCCAAAGTCAAAACAACCTTGAAGCACTCTGGCGGCTGAATAGCACTATAAATGCCAATCAAGCGATTGCTTGATACACGATGACAATTAAACACCTGATCCAACTACTACTTTCATCATCGTCATCTCCAAGCTCCAACTCCATGTCTCCAATAGTATCAGCTATATTCTTGGTCCTTCTCGGATCTCTCTTGCCTTTCATTCGTTACCTTCTGCGCTGCGCCGGAAACTACAAAAATGGCCAGAAACTACCCCCGGGTCCCCGACCCCTACCAATCATTGGTAACCTCCACATTCTAGGGAACCTTCCCCACCGATCTCTTTACCATTTAGCCAAAGATTATGGCCCCATCATGTCGTTGAGGCTAGGCTCTGTACCAACCATCGTGGTATCGTCTTCACAAGCAGCTGAGCTGTTTCTTAAGACCTATGATTCCATTTTCGCTAGCCGTCCAAAACTCCAAGCTTCTCTCATGTCCTATGATTCCAAGGGCATGGCTTTCACTGAATACGGTTCCCATTGGCGCTACACGAGGAAGTTGTCTGCACTACACCTTCTCAGTGCATCCAAAGTTGAGTCTTTTGCACCGATGAGAAGGGAAAAGATGGGGTCACTGGTGGATTCATTGAAGAAAGCAGCGGCGGCGAAGGAGGTGGTGGATTTCAGTGCAAGGGTTGAGGCAGTCATACAGAACATGACTTATAAAATGGTGTTTGGAGGAAGTGACGATGATGAGTTCGACATGAAGTCGCTTATTATGGAAAATATGAACTTGGCAGGAGCATTCAATGTAGCTGATTATGTGCCTTGCTTAGCAGCATTTGACCTTCAGGTATATCTACACGTATTGCTTATACAATAactcaaaattaaattactgtataaTTACGAATGAGCTTGAACTTTATTGTACTGGAGTCCTTTCTAGACTGTGTGAAGATTCTAAGAAAACTAAGTTGAAACTCAATGAGAAGAAGATAATTTTAACAAAATCTTGTTTTTCATATTACAGGGATTGACAAGGCGTATGAAGGCTTTCAGCAAGAAAATGGACGAAGTCTTAGAGAAGATAATTAACGAGCATGCAAAAGAAGcgcaatacaagaaaaatcagccGAAAGATTTCATTGATGAGTTGCTTTCCTTGATGGATAATTCTCAAGAGGAGATTGATCGAGCTAATATCAAGGCACTCATGATAGAAATGATTGTGGGTGCATTCGACACTTCAGCAGCCACCGTTGAGTGGACATTTGCAGAACTCCTAAGGAACCCAAGGGTGATGAAACGCCTCCAAGAAGAGATGGATAATGTCGTTGGATTGAATAGAATGGTGGAGGAGAAAGATCTGCCCAAGTTAACCTACTTAGAAATGGTGATCAAAGAAAGCTTGAGGCTGCGTCCTGTTGGACCATTATTAATCCCACACGAGTCCACAGAAGACATCACTATTAATGGATATCACATTCCAAGCAAATCTAGAATCATGGTTAATGCTTGGGCAATCGGGAGAGATCCCAGTGCATGGCCAGATAATGCAGAAGAATTTTTCCCTGAAAGGTTCAAGGCTACAAATATAGATCTTCGTGGACATGATTTCCAGCTTATCCCATTTGGTTCAGGACGTAGAGGGTGCCCAGGAATGCATTTAGGGCTCACCACTGTTCGGCTTGTTCTGGCCCAGTTATTGCACTGCTTTGATTGGGAGCTCCCTGATGGTTTGTTGCCTAATGAAATGGACATGAGCGAGAGATTTACCCTCACAATGCTCAAAGCAACCCATTTGCTTGCTGTACCAAAGTATCGCTTGCTTGTTGACAATGTTTAAGTTTGCAGTGAATCTTGTATGATCGGCATGTGCATGCTTAGCTTCTATGATGTTCTTGGTGCTGCATAAAGCTGAATTATCACCAATATATGAGAAGAAGATCAAGCTACTGTAATAATGGAAAAGTTTGTActcattattaaataattatttatcctaGTTTTTAAAGGCTTAAAATAGAATTCTAAGTTCGACGTAGCCCATCTATGAAtaaatttgttattttttttttcttgatccAATGAataaatttgttattaaaaaaaataattacaatcacATTAATTTTTCCTCTCACACAAGCGATCACAAACACTGCACGTTACAGGGCTACTTTCTCACTATGCGGCACAATGCACGCAAATTCACAGTGGCACCCAACAATATATAGCCACATGCCTCTCCTAATCTTAAATGGACAAAAAGTTGAAACTTCTGCCACTAAGTCAAGTCCAATTTTGGACTTCAAATCCTCCTTCTACTATGATTAACACCGAATTTTAAGCCCAATTTCCCTTCTTTTTCTTCGATTTCTTCTTAAATAAAATTctaaatcctaattaatttaatttaattttacttataaattaaaaaaatgactTAATATAAgccaaaaaattataaataaagtatCTTTACTTATAACTTATTTACATATATTAAAACTACTTTTTcataaagtaaaaaaattatattatattaataattttaaaaatatcaatacattctcattttaataattataacactcaattatatatatatattttttttatcaatttagtgaattaaattactttttaacaaaatatttaaactatttataagttaattttacgtaattttactaaataattaactatttatttttaaattaacttataagttaaaaaatattttttatgtcaAAAATTAAAAGTTATTAACCAGACCAAATACACTCTAAATTATTGTACCCATAGCAGCATCTCCCTAAGTTATACTACAAAGAGTCTAGTTAATCTAACAACAAGAAAAATGGCATTCTTATCGCTATCAAGGTTGGAGTTAACATAGGAGGCAAGATTGGGCTTGGTGTTTGTAGCTTTTTCAATCCGTTGCTCTGTTTCTGCTTGAAATCTGGTCATTCCGAATGGCTAGTCCTTTTGATGTTCTTGTTGGGTCATGTTTTGTTATTTGCTTTCTTTTCTGCTTATTGTTAGTCCTGTTAGTGTTCTTGTTGATCAGCTAGGTCATCTTTGTACCCTCTTGCCACGG carries:
- the LOC110651638 gene encoding cytochrome P450 CYP736A12-like — protein: MSPIVSAIFLVLLGSLLPFIRYLLRCAGNYKNGQKLPPGPRPLPIIGNLHILGNLPHRSLYHLAKDYGPIMSLRLGSVPTIVVSSSQAAELFLKTYDSIFASRPKLQASLMSYDSKGMAFTEYGSHWRYTRKLSALHLLSASKVESFAPMRREKMGSLVDSLKKAAAAKEVVDFSARVEAVIQNMTYKMVFGGSDDDEFDMKSLIMENMNLAGAFNVADYVPCLAAFDLQGLTRRMKAFSKKMDEVLEKIINEHAKEAQYKKNQPKDFIDELLSLMDNSQEEIDRANIKALMIEMIVGAFDTSAATVEWTFAELLRNPRVMKRLQEEMDNVVGLNRMVEEKDLPKLTYLEMVIKESLRLRPVGPLLIPHESTEDITINGYHIPSKSRIMVNAWAIGRDPSAWPDNAEEFFPERFKATNIDLRGHDFQLIPFGSGRRGCPGMHLGLTTVRLVLAQLLHCFDWELPDGLLPNEMDMSERFTLTMLKATHLLAVPKYRLLVDNV